One Fusobacterium nucleatum genomic window carries:
- a CDS encoding autotransporter-associated N-terminal domain-containing protein: MLDYTKVESRLKSFLKNNKRLGYSVALLVSFLINGGFSYAVETRAELRDRIVQEQENISQMLKDSDKSISDIELKIKKLTQRGEFWVKPLERSYQVAFITSFGNYTKNRNRTEQNFTEPEYGTPGGRRGSSGNIYMVDINGITELANNKAETGNKSNYKGSYNYKGKNYGEYGIIKDPLEFVDKIDFGASITPKAVAEKTVAIKTVSETRVSEPRVSVSKIDVSRVTVTPPSAPIISAPANPGNPSVNVTAPGAITPLGTITVAAIPTINVTVATPTVGAAPTVNAPTVATPPTPAGFSPRTITPPEVEELVVPTPRVPDPPALQVTFQDVPVDQTGYNRSASINNNGLMSQLDLTSGTYNMYFRGHGQTQEFSFTGAAASGASLPASDSGTFPKVAFYGIGGKANASVASGVTMNMIGNYLGGAFNTIFYIGNNSSSGNQTSLLTNHGTVNIYGNNILVVNSDNVASASGSLMKFVNEGTITSYTDSKEFAPGKGSGPGQNIVFAGFTYGASASEHIENGTNGKVIFYTPGSAGWMYSPASSDQVKRTSINRGVMKLYGKNSMGVGTNERTRVNDIAYADIQLITPIEILGDQSVGASIKIQPSTISDNFINSMWNIQLGGLNGNNQPTSGNEIFDTKDSTLKPGNASKVEQSIGLNFDFTHPSSGALRNIEMKKYKIVLKSDVDNSTAFRVGKANLELKEADPFTQIKLDGSNNKGLLADGTDAKLIYNNTRNALTLDGEGDGNIIFASINGGQTTVKEKYTLKTSAGVATTKGKKFISTYAKGTNSKVTFEKGLSFNHIGDETIGMYATDSANITVTNPTAVTLPSIPNQNTIVNSTSLPSSYNISIDGKKSMGYYASAAGTISDIGTSVKVVKASSLAYSTGTNSNINISNSLLDYSGEGYALYTKDSGKINATGSVLILRNKAVGMKLSSANDITFNNGKIVMMSNDAIPFEISNAGTINVSNIRSGLGIPSSVLVVKGKDGTTIFNKYKTAAIDGISSFNIDSDLNKEFATDDKYETSSVATEKNSYDLFRRYLIQKAKVNISGKTVTAKLNAAHLTAMDANQVVGFEMNSSKTATSAADTSINLTNGAKIIADKMDSGNGAVGAFINYGKVSVDKDSAIEVETQTGNTANDKAVGVYAVNGSEVSNAGTIKVGGKQSVGILGMAYRLDNKNQLVVDEFGSKATNQGKVTITNTKDITMTGENSIGIYAKNNKTGSAVSNHVVSNSGTITVGKSSGTSTAVAIYADKVTVKPENGTLKIAEGAVGIYATPKTEVGVANKNLGTIHFTGKNAVGIYLKGTTADGDSVLKGNKLTLKQDAGTTTGKIGIFYDLQNAQTSTVEIDAANANNVIAYYTKNKDLTVKAPITLAQGSVGITGTSGKKFTYGDDTNATPYVMTIGKQSTGIYGDSNITLGAKTNVKLQDESAIGAYATGANGLITSKGTLTFNKEKSTGLYAANGAKIVEVAGANSKLDFSAATAKNNTGIYLAGAKWEGRATAYTFDSDHSKKNIYLFAQGSKNGSTVHSSNLVLKNEFKVSPSGTASGSNKTIGIYLDTTVKGGSGSSAYTSNTLDSTAANAKVTVEKGGIGVYAKNNSTTVDNIIKRANISSTGNASVGVFADGNIKLEQAGGKITAANKGIGLYGNKGKITLAAPINVETSTQGTGIYLTNGSYLTGSKITLKNTGVAAAGVYYTKGNNNNEVVHNNELAVNSGSNLLALYLDNGVKVKNNADITVTAGAKNVGAFVTKGSTLTNDKTIKVGATSGYTDGMGIYVQHGTATNNAGKLIEVLDNSANSVSVAMAANGAAAATSATITNKGNIKVYGDAIGMNVGGYSIGTNTGTIIATDRGSLKAIGAYVNGANAKFTNSGTIQSDNIALALKDTKAGNVTSTGLLKLTKNNAVGVYADNSVINFAVTPITTNNGTVALYAKGNTTINSKITSATGKGHVGVYVADSKVTFGNASSVIVGNGVNGAYGVGIFTKAGFNGTIKTTITQNGDKTIGLYAGNQGGVGSKITHEGTMNIGRGVGIFVPQNSSFIAKNSVLNVNGGTAIFLKGGTVDLGATGKATINFGANGGTAIYQESGTINTGANLRINGKGSFLALKNANSTINSVVSVGANAMGINAIYDKAGTNYALTIGNAGKFQLNGNKATGLSATVRGVLPNKVTVVNKGLIETLGANTETTGIIANGASVQNIGRINIGIKGAAIYATNDGTDKNTQISNTGQINLIGNEAKGIVGIKVNTNQNIVVGRITGNKDQLVGAYFKNSNTVNIRDAKVNLATNAKGLVFDTTNFNISATTGKNLVNVGGTTDNTKRAIGVAAIGSSGSISKTDITIGSSATGKQSMGLYAQGGTLTYDSTTGDLKATGNNVILAYADASGTINLNGGKTLNVGAGGIGVGAKGGNVLANKTTVIQVNGLEGIGAYVNGGRISPNFDIKVKGTKGRGVYATGNVLSLAKVSELKGTGSIAYVLENVTNHVSVPNAIQLTDTASTGQFGVVAMGRGNGLTVNNIKVVGNSNIGVSSTTGKAVINNGTLNVANSVANKTSIGIYSRGGSITNKGAVTVGANSLGIYGEKSSVTTGALTVAGNKGIGISLNNKTGALGNVIVNGNVSVGANQAVGIQVSKANITVNNLTVGNGDSKGIFADGAGNITARGNVDVGANSVGIYQKAGNGIIRVGTLNNTMKVGEKGYGVLSQGSAVINNSNLTVGKEGIGIYVKDNNLTSKGTVTVGTNGVGLFLKGAGKTLRSEGLVTVATNNSIGVYADGANIIQKGGMKIGNTSKMGGMSGNSTPFTGIGVYSKGDGNVSAEGNLIVGYDSIGVYKNGKGTVNVGSASGNDKLAVADKGYGIYHMGGSSSNSVVNSKMNITLGKEGVGIYGKNTTVNQTGNIKVGETTIGNGGFSDPNKNKNSIGIFADNSNVNYSGTMTVDKPLSVGIYAANGGTVTLRNGATLNIKNGATGIMTGKGVAGVTVSKGAVINVDGKANHPSASSKNVSFGIAAYSGIIDNQGVINLTNGATGIYLGGSASLKNGSEGTINIVPGHTGSKIGTPGGPSKADLGGVIIDKGGKISINHKVVTAGRINITGSLNMDGMGIDITGRPIIDAHSIGGVAFVEPNFSEGNSKQAYVIADVFRTSGIGTFSGDVQSRSVSWIAKITHGSVPGTTTKDITVARIPYQSLIKGVRYAELAKGMEGVRTNISTNSSSEIFKSFDRIDTHREFGRSVAEIRGDIYSNLQERMKTVEGAFDKSYDELLSSYNKTRNASKFSIIHTRGEHEDSTLGVTGYKYNTSGALYVNDREGFTYGGKYGWSAGVVGTKFEFNDETNKGSKETVVSGKVGVHYQTPLNGFDDNARLKWLTRGEITVNDHRTKKHSLVNGDNYTNKAHFYSTDISWKNKVFYEHDINTKWTLTPYGGVDLSYGHVSKIKERGNELDLEVKAKDYFTITPNIGVETKYTLPVGLTHQAFAKLDTQVDYDVTKLYRNPNMAKIKNANTGYYKLSEPERRRGRVTVGAELGFEKEGTYGVTFRAEYQGYKKSDMNYGVKLNYKF; encoded by the coding sequence ATGTTAGATTATACAAAGGTAGAAAGCCGTTTAAAAAGTTTTTTGAAAAATAATAAGAGACTGGGATATTCAGTAGCCTTATTAGTATCATTCTTAATAAATGGTGGATTTTCTTATGCAGTAGAAACAAGAGCAGAATTAAGAGATAGAATAGTGCAAGAACAAGAAAATATATCTCAAATGCTAAAAGATAGTGATAAGAGTATAAGCGATATAGAATTAAAAATAAAGAAATTAACTCAAAGAGGAGAATTTTGGGTAAAACCACTAGAAAGATCATATCAAGTAGCATTTATAACAAGTTTTGGAAATTATACAAAAAATAGAAATAGAACAGAACAAAACTTTACAGAACCAGAATATGGAACACCTGGAGGAAGAAGAGGAAGTTCTGGAAATATTTATATGGTAGATATAAACGGAATAACTGAATTAGCAAATAATAAAGCAGAAACAGGAAATAAAAGTAATTATAAGGGAAGCTATAATTATAAAGGTAAAAACTATGGAGAATATGGAATAATAAAGGATCCATTAGAATTTGTGGATAAAATAGATTTTGGAGCAAGTATAACACCAAAAGCAGTTGCAGAGAAGACAGTAGCAATAAAAACTGTATCAGAAACTAGAGTAAGTGAACCAAGAGTAAGTGTATCTAAAATAGATGTATCAAGGGTTACAGTAACTCCTCCATCTGCACCAATTATATCTGCACCAGCAAATCCTGGTAACCCAAGTGTAAATGTAACAGCACCTGGAGCAATAACACCATTAGGGACAATAACAGTTGCGGCAATACCAACAATAAATGTAACAGTTGCAACACCAACAGTAGGGGCAGCACCAACAGTAAATGCACCAACAGTTGCAACACCACCTACACCAGCAGGGTTTAGTCCAAGAACCATAACCCCACCAGAAGTAGAAGAATTAGTAGTTCCTACACCTAGAGTTCCTGATCCACCAGCTTTACAGGTAACTTTTCAAGATGTACCAGTTGATCAAACAGGTTATAATAGAAGTGCATCAATTAATAATAATGGATTGATGTCTCAACTTGATTTAACATCTGGAACTTATAATATGTATTTTAGAGGTCATGGTCAAACGCAGGAATTTTCATTTACAGGGGCAGCTGCAAGTGGAGCTTCACTTCCTGCTAGTGATAGTGGAACTTTTCCAAAAGTTGCTTTTTATGGAATTGGAGGGAAAGCTAATGCTTCAGTAGCAAGTGGAGTTACTATGAATATGATAGGAAACTATCTAGGTGGAGCATTTAATACTATTTTTTATATTGGTAATAATTCAAGTTCAGGAAATCAAACTTCTCTATTAACAAATCATGGAACAGTAAATATATATGGAAATAATATATTAGTTGTTAATAGTGATAATGTTGCTTCTGCTTCAGGAAGTTTAATGAAATTTGTTAATGAAGGAACTATAACATCATATACAGATAGTAAAGAGTTTGCACCTGGAAAAGGCTCTGGACCAGGACAAAATATTGTATTTGCTGGCTTCACTTATGGTGCTTCTGCCTCAGAACATATAGAAAATGGAACCAATGGAAAAGTTATATTCTATACTCCAGGAAGTGCAGGTTGGATGTACTCTCCTGCTTCTTCAGATCAAGTAAAAAGAACTTCTATAAACCGTGGAGTTATGAAACTATATGGAAAAAATAGTATGGGAGTTGGTACTAATGAAAGAACAAGAGTAAATGATATAGCATATGCAGATATACAATTAATTACTCCAATAGAGATATTAGGAGATCAGTCTGTTGGGGCTAGTATAAAGATACAACCTAGTACAATATCAGATAATTTTATTAACTCTATGTGGAATATACAATTAGGTGGTCTTAATGGGAATAATCAACCTACTTCTGGTAATGAAATTTTTGATACAAAAGATAGTACATTAAAACCAGGAAATGCTTCAAAGGTTGAACAATCTATAGGATTAAATTTTGATTTTACTCATCCATCTTCTGGAGCTTTAAGAAATATTGAGATGAAAAAATATAAAATTGTCTTAAAGTCTGATGTAGATAATTCAACTGCATTTAGAGTAGGAAAGGCAAATTTAGAATTAAAAGAAGCAGATCCTTTTACTCAAATTAAATTAGATGGAAGTAATAACAAAGGTCTACTTGCAGATGGAACAGATGCAAAGTTAATATATAATAATACAAGAAATGCTTTAACATTAGATGGTGAAGGAGATGGAAACATAATTTTTGCTTCTATTAATGGTGGACAAACAACAGTTAAAGAAAAGTATACACTAAAAACTTCAGCTGGTGTTGCGACAACTAAGGGGAAAAAATTTATTTCTACTTATGCAAAAGGAACTAATTCTAAAGTTACTTTTGAAAAAGGGTTGTCTTTTAACCATATAGGTGATGAAACAATTGGAATGTATGCAACAGATAGTGCAAATATAACAGTAACTAATCCAACAGCTGTTACTCTTCCAAGTATTCCAAATCAAAATACTATTGTAAATAGTACTTCTTTACCAAGCTCATATAATATTTCCATAGATGGAAAGAAAAGTATGGGTTATTATGCTAGTGCAGCTGGAACTATTAGTGATATTGGAACAAGTGTTAAAGTAGTTAAGGCTTCATCATTGGCATATTCAACAGGAACTAATAGTAATATAAATATATCTAATTCTTTACTAGACTATTCAGGAGAAGGTTATGCACTATATACAAAAGACTCTGGAAAAATAAATGCTACTGGAAGTGTTCTTATTTTAAGAAATAAAGCTGTTGGTATGAAATTATCCTCTGCAAATGATATAACATTTAATAATGGTAAAATTGTAATGATGTCTAATGATGCAATACCATTTGAAATTAGTAATGCAGGAACAATAAATGTTAGTAATATAAGAAGTGGTTTAGGTATTCCATCTTCAGTACTAGTTGTAAAAGGAAAAGATGGAACGACTATATTCAATAAATATAAAACAGCTGCTATTGACGGAATTTCATCATTTAACATAGATTCTGATTTAAATAAAGAATTTGCAACAGATGATAAATATGAAACAAGTAGTGTTGCTACTGAAAAAAATTCTTATGATTTATTTAGAAGATATTTGATTCAAAAGGCAAAAGTTAATATTTCTGGTAAAACAGTAACTGCTAAACTTAATGCAGCACATTTAACTGCAATGGATGCTAATCAAGTAGTAGGTTTTGAAATGAACTCAAGTAAAACTGCTACTTCAGCAGCAGATACAAGCATTAATTTAACAAATGGTGCTAAAATTATAGCTGATAAAATGGATTCAGGTAATGGAGCAGTTGGAGCTTTCATTAACTATGGTAAAGTTTCTGTTGATAAAGATTCAGCTATTGAGGTAGAAACTCAAACTGGAAATACTGCTAATGATAAGGCTGTTGGAGTTTACGCTGTTAATGGTTCTGAAGTTTCAAATGCGGGTACTATTAAAGTTGGAGGTAAACAATCTGTTGGTATCTTAGGTATGGCTTACAGATTAGATAATAAAAACCAACTTGTTGTTGATGAATTTGGTTCAAAAGCAACTAATCAAGGTAAGGTTACTATTACAAATACTAAAGATATTACTATGACTGGTGAAAATTCTATTGGTATTTATGCTAAAAATAATAAAACAGGTTCTGCAGTAAGTAACCATGTAGTTTCTAATAGTGGAACAATTACTGTTGGTAAATCTTCAGGTACAAGTACAGCTGTTGCTATTTATGCTGATAAAGTTACTGTTAAACCTGAAAATGGTACTTTAAAAATTGCTGAAGGTGCTGTTGGTATCTATGCAACTCCTAAAACTGAAGTTGGTGTAGCTAATAAAAATTTAGGTACTATTCACTTTACTGGTAAAAATGCTGTTGGTATCTATTTAAAAGGTACTACTGCTGATGGAGATAGTGTTTTAAAAGGAAATAAATTAACTTTAAAACAAGATGCAGGAACTACTACTGGTAAAATAGGTATATTCTATGATTTACAAAATGCGCAAACATCTACTGTTGAAATAGATGCTGCTAATGCTAATAATGTAATTGCATACTATACTAAAAATAAAGATTTAACTGTTAAGGCTCCTATTACTTTAGCTCAAGGTAGTGTGGGTATTACAGGAACTTCTGGTAAGAAATTTACTTATGGTGATGATACTAATGCAACTCCTTATGTTATGACTATTGGTAAACAATCTACTGGTATCTATGGAGATTCTAATATTACTTTAGGTGCTAAGACAAATGTTAAGCTTCAAGATGAAAGTGCTATTGGTGCTTATGCGACAGGTGCTAACGGTTTAATAACTTCTAAAGGTACTTTAACATTTAATAAAGAAAAGTCTACAGGGCTTTATGCTGCTAATGGCGCTAAAATAGTTGAAGTTGCTGGAGCTAATTCTAAACTTGATTTCTCTGCTGCTACTGCTAAAAATAATACTGGTATATATTTAGCTGGAGCTAAATGGGAAGGAAGAGCTACTGCATATACTTTTGATTCAGATCATTCTAAGAAAAATATATATCTATTTGCTCAAGGTAGCAAAAATGGTTCTACTGTTCATTCAAGTAACTTAGTTTTAAAGAATGAATTTAAAGTAAGTCCTAGTGGTACAGCTAGTGGTTCTAATAAAACTATTGGTATATATTTAGATACTACTGTTAAAGGTGGAAGTGGATCTAGTGCATATACTTCTAATACTTTAGATTCAACTGCTGCTAATGCAAAAGTTACTGTTGAAAAAGGTGGTATAGGAGTTTATGCAAAAAATAACTCTACTACTGTTGATAATATAATAAAAAGAGCAAATATTTCTTCTACTGGAAATGCATCAGTTGGAGTATTTGCTGATGGTAATATTAAATTAGAACAAGCTGGTGGAAAAATTACAGCTGCTAATAAAGGTATTGGACTTTATGGAAATAAAGGAAAAATTACTTTAGCTGCTCCTATTAATGTAGAAACTTCTACTCAAGGTACAGGTATTTATTTAACAAATGGAAGTTATTTAACTGGTTCTAAGATAACTCTTAAAAATACTGGTGTTGCAGCTGCAGGAGTTTACTATACTAAAGGAAATAATAATAATGAAGTTGTACACAATAATGAATTAGCTGTAAATAGCGGAAGTAATTTACTTGCTCTATACTTAGATAATGGAGTTAAAGTTAAAAATAATGCAGATATTACAGTTACTGCTGGTGCAAAAAATGTTGGAGCATTTGTAACTAAAGGTTCTACTTTAACAAATGATAAAACAATAAAAGTGGGAGCTACATCTGGATATACTGATGGAATGGGTATATATGTACAACATGGTACTGCTACTAACAATGCTGGTAAATTAATAGAAGTATTAGATAATTCAGCAAATTCTGTATCAGTAGCTATGGCAGCTAATGGTGCAGCAGCAGCTACAAGTGCTACTATTACTAATAAAGGAAATATTAAAGTTTATGGAGATGCTATTGGTATGAATGTTGGTGGATACTCAATAGGAACTAACACAGGTACAATAATAGCAACAGATAGAGGTTCTTTAAAAGCAATAGGTGCTTATGTAAATGGAGCTAATGCTAAATTTACTAATAGTGGAACTATCCAATCAGATAATATAGCTCTTGCGCTTAAAGATACTAAAGCTGGTAATGTAACTAGTACAGGTTTATTAAAATTGACAAAAAATAATGCTGTTGGGGTTTATGCAGATAATTCAGTTATTAATTTTGCAGTAACACCTATAACAACAAATAATGGAACTGTTGCTCTATATGCAAAAGGAAATACAACAATTAACAGTAAAATAACTTCAGCAACAGGTAAAGGACACGTTGGAGTATATGTTGCAGATAGTAAAGTAACATTTGGAAATGCTTCATCAGTTATAGTTGGTAATGGTGTAAATGGAGCTTATGGAGTAGGTATATTTACTAAAGCTGGATTTAATGGAACTATTAAAACAACTATTACTCAAAATGGAGATAAAACAATAGGTCTTTATGCTGGTAATCAAGGTGGAGTAGGTTCTAAAATTACTCATGAAGGAACTATGAATATAGGAAGAGGAGTAGGTATATTTGTTCCTCAAAATTCAAGCTTTATTGCTAAAAATTCTGTTCTAAATGTTAATGGAGGAACTGCTATATTCTTAAAAGGTGGTACTGTTGATTTAGGAGCAACAGGAAAGGCAACAATTAACTTTGGAGCTAATGGAGGAACTGCTATTTATCAAGAAAGTGGTACTATCAACACTGGTGCTAACTTAAGAATAAATGGAAAAGGAAGTTTCTTAGCTCTTAAAAATGCTAACTCAACAATAAATTCTGTTGTTTCTGTTGGAGCTAATGCAATGGGTATTAATGCTATTTATGATAAAGCAGGTACTAATTATGCGCTTACAATAGGTAATGCTGGAAAATTCCAATTAAATGGAAATAAAGCTACTGGATTATCTGCTACAGTAAGAGGAGTTCTACCTAATAAGGTTACAGTTGTAAATAAGGGACTTATTGAAACTTTAGGTGCTAATACTGAAACAACTGGTATTATCGCTAATGGAGCTTCAGTTCAAAATATAGGAAGAATTAATATAGGTATAAAAGGTGCTGCCATCTATGCAACTAATGATGGTACAGATAAAAATACTCAAATTTCAAATACAGGTCAAATTAACTTAATTGGTAATGAAGCTAAAGGTATTGTTGGAATTAAAGTTAATACTAACCAAAATATAGTTGTAGGTAGAATAACAGGTAATAAAGATCAACTTGTTGGAGCATACTTTAAAAATAGTAATACTGTAAATATTAGAGACGCTAAAGTCAATTTGGCTACTAATGCTAAAGGTTTAGTATTTGATACAACTAACTTTAATATATCAGCTACAACTGGTAAAAATTTAGTTAATGTTGGAGGAACTACTGATAATACTAAACGTGCAATTGGAGTAGCTGCTATTGGAAGCAGTGGTTCTATATCTAAAACAGATATAACTATTGGTTCATCTGCTACTGGAAAACAATCTATGGGACTTTATGCGCAAGGTGGTACTTTAACTTATGATTCAACTACTGGAGATTTAAAAGCTACAGGTAATAATGTAATACTTGCTTATGCTGATGCCTCTGGTACTATCAACTTAAATGGTGGAAAAACTTTAAATGTTGGAGCAGGTGGTATAGGAGTTGGAGCTAAAGGAGGAAATGTCTTAGCTAATAAAACAACTGTAATCCAAGTAAATGGTCTTGAAGGTATTGGAGCTTATGTAAATGGTGGAAGAATAAGCCCTAACTTTGATATCAAAGTTAAAGGTACTAAAGGTAGAGGAGTTTATGCAACAGGTAATGTTTTAAGTTTAGCTAAAGTAAGTGAATTAAAAGGAACAGGATCTATTGCTTATGTTTTAGAAAATGTAACTAACCATGTATCTGTACCTAATGCAATACAATTAACTGATACAGCTTCTACTGGTCAATTTGGTGTTGTAGCTATGGGTAGAGGAAATGGATTAACAGTTAATAATATAAAAGTTGTTGGAAATAGTAATATTGGGGTATCTAGTACAACTGGTAAAGCTGTAATAAATAATGGTACATTAAATGTTGCTAACTCTGTAGCTAATAAGACATCAATAGGTATTTACTCTAGAGGTGGAAGTATAACAAATAAAGGTGCTGTAACAGTTGGAGCTAACTCTTTAGGTATCTATGGCGAAAAATCATCAGTAACAACTGGCGCATTAACAGTAGCTGGAAATAAAGGTATTGGAATATCTTTAAATAATAAGACTGGTGCTCTTGGAAATGTTATTGTAAATGGAAATGTAAGTGTTGGAGCTAACCAAGCTGTAGGTATACAAGTTTCTAAAGCTAATATTACTGTAAATAACCTAACTGTTGGAAATGGAGATAGTAAAGGTATCTTTGCTGATGGCGCTGGAAATATTACAGCAAGAGGAAATGTTGATGTAGGAGCAAATTCAGTAGGTATCTATCAAAAAGCTGGAAATGGAATAATAAGAGTAGGTACTTTAAATAATACTATGAAGGTTGGAGAAAAAGGTTATGGAGTTCTATCACAAGGTTCAGCTGTAATTAATAACTCTAATTTAACAGTAGGAAAAGAAGGAATAGGTATCTATGTAAAAGACAATAATCTAACATCAAAAGGTACTGTAACAGTAGGAACTAATGGTGTGGGATTATTCTTAAAAGGAGCTGGAAAAACATTAAGATCTGAAGGTTTAGTAACAGTTGCAACTAATAACTCTATAGGAGTATATGCAGATGGCGCAAATATTATCCAAAAAGGTGGAATGAAGATAGGAAATACCTCTAAAATGGGAGGAATGTCAGGAAATAGCACTCCATTTACAGGAATAGGAGTTTACTCTAAAGGAGATGGAAATGTAAGTGCTGAAGGAAATCTAATAGTAGGTTATGATTCTATAGGAGTATATAAAAATGGAAAAGGAACTGTTAATGTAGGTTCTGCATCAGGAAATGATAAATTAGCAGTTGCTGATAAAGGATATGGAATCTACCATATGGGTGGATCATCTTCAAATAGTGTAGTTAACAGTAAGATGAATATCACACTAGGAAAAGAAGGTGTAGGTATTTATGGAAAGAATACTACTGTAAACCAAACAGGAAATATTAAAGTTGGAGAAACTACAATAGGAAATGGTGGATTTAGCGATCCAAATAAGAATAAGAACTCTATAGGTATATTTGCAGATAATTCTAATGTTAATTATTCTGGTACTATGACTGTAGATAAGCCATTATCAGTAGGTATTTATGCAGCAAATGGAGGAACAGTAACTCTTAGAAATGGAGCTACATTAAATATTAAAAATGGTGCTACAGGTATAATGACAGGAAAAGGTGTAGCAGGTGTTACAGTAAGTAAAGGTGCTGTAATAAATGTTGATGGAAAAGCAAACCATCCAAGTGCATCAAGTAAAAATGTATCGTTTGGTATCGCAGCATATAGTGGAATAATAGATAACCAAGGAGTTATAAATTTAACAAATGGAGCTACAGGAATTTATCTTGGAGGATCTGCTAGCCTTAAAAATGGAAGCGAAGGAACTATAAATATTGTACCAGGTCATACTGGAAGTAAAATTGGTACACCAGGAGGACCTTCAAAAGCAGATCTTGGAGGAGTAATAATAGATAAAGGTGGAAAAATATCTATTAACCATAAAGTAGTAACAGCAGGAAGAATCAATATTACAGGAAGCTTAAATATGGATGGAATGGGAATAGATATTACAGGAAGACCAATAATAGATGCGCATTCTATTGGAGGAGTAGCTTTTGTAGAACCAAACTTCTCAGAAGGAAATTCAAAACAAGCTTATGTAATTGCAGATGTATTTAGAACAAGTGGAATAGGTACATTCTCAGGAGATGTTCAATCTAGATCAGTATCTTGGATAGCTAAAATAACTCATGGAAGTGTTCCAGGAACTACAACTAAAGATATAACAGTTGCAAGAATACCATATCAAAGTCTAATTAAAGGAGTAAGATATGCAGAACTTGCAAAAGGTATGGAAGGTGTAAGAACAAATATTAGTACAAATTCTTCATCAGAAATATTTAAATCATTTGATAGAATAGATACTCATAGAGAATTTGGAAGATCAGTGGCAGAAATTCGTGGAGATATATACTCTAATTTACAAGAAAGAATGAAGACTGTTGAAGGAGCATTTGATAAATCTTATGATGAATTATTATCTTCATATAATAAGACAAGAAATGCTAGCAAGTTTAGTATAATCCATACAAGAGGAGAACATGAAGATTCAACTTTAGGAGTAACAGGATATAAATATAATACATCAGGAGCTTTATATGTAAATGATAGAGAAGGCTTTACATATGGTGGAAAATATGGATGGTCAGCTGGAGTAGTGGGAACTAAGTTTGAATTTAATGACGAAACAAATAAAGGTTCAAAAGAAACAGTTGTATCAGGAAAAGTAGGAGTACACTATCAAACACCATTAAATGGCTTTGATGATAATGCAAGATTAAAATGGTTAACAAGAGGAGAAATCACAGTAAATGACCATAGAACAAAGAAACATAGCTTAGTAAATGGAGATAACTATACAAATAAAGCGCATTTCTATTCAACAGATATATCTTGGAAGAATAAAGTATTCTATGAACATGATATAAATACAAAATGGACTTTAACACCTTATGGAGGAGTAGATTTATCTTATGGACATGTATCAAAAATAAAGGAAAGAGGAAATGAGTTAGATCTAGAAGTTAAGGCAAAAGATTACTTTACAATAACACCAAATATAGGAGTAGAAACAAAATATACATTGCCAGTAGGATTAACACATCAAGCATTTGCGAAGTTGGATACACAAGTAGATTATGATGTAACAAAACTATATAGAAATCCAAATATGGCAAAGATAAAGAATGCAAATACTGGATATTATAAGCTATCAGAACCAGAAAGAAGAAGAGGTAGAGTAACAGTAGGAGCAGAATTAGGATTTGAAAAAGAAGGTACATATGGAGTAACATTCAGAGCAGAGTATCAAGGCTACAAGAAGAGCGATATGAATTATGGAGTAAAATTAAATTACAAATTCTAA
- a CDS encoding ribosome maturation factor RimP — MEENNQIVEKITKIVNPFIEEMNLSLVDVEYVQDGGYWYVRIFIENINGDLNIEDCSKLSSKIENKVEELIEHKFFLEVSSPGLERPLKKLEDYIRFTGEKITLHLKHKLDDKKQFKAIIKEVNGDNIIFLIDKKEIEIKFNEIRKANILFEFNDF, encoded by the coding sequence ATGGAAGAGAATAATCAAATTGTAGAAAAAATTACAAAAATTGTTAATCCTTTTATAGAAGAAATGAACCTTTCTCTTGTAGATGTAGAATATGTACAAGATGGAGGTTATTGGTATGTTAGAATTTTTATTGAAAATATAAATGGCGATTTAAATATAGAGGATTGTAGCAAATTAAGTTCTAAAATAGAGAATAAAGTAGAAGAATTAATAGAACATAAATTCTTCCTTGAAGTTTCTTCACCTGGACTTGAAAGACCATTAAAAAAATTAGAAGACTATATTAGATTTACAGGAGAAAAAATAACTTTGCACTTGAAACATAAGTTAGATGATAAAAAACAATTTAAAGCAATAATAAAAGAAGTAAATGGAGATAATATAATATTTTTAATAGATAAAAAAGAAATTGAAATAAAATTTAATGAAATAAGAAAAGCTAATATTTTATTTGAATTTAATGATTTTTAA